One region of Longimicrobium sp. genomic DNA includes:
- a CDS encoding DUF5715 family protein, whose amino-acid sequence MRRWIVVVSMGVMMVGGCAPGAHDDDVNEPEEAGESTPPLSANAPAPPPAPAMDAAAVQARVDAHRDSIRAAFAKVNKLKWREVWGLRRDKNAEQIARAQSLGVRVSGEAQIAQLARQGRLVALEDSTEYWVLRKMTHSVPYMTPDGYAMLREVGRRFHARLDSLGLPRFRMKVTSALRTDETQAELRKINPNASQTVSSHEYGTTLDVSHQRFAAPAPPREASPAEWALEVVMMDTIVKYHGKELQAELGRVITEMRAEGALMVMMEDAQPVYHMTVARRFRGAR is encoded by the coding sequence ATGCGGCGGTGGATAGTGGTGGTTTCGATGGGCGTGATGATGGTGGGAGGGTGCGCCCCGGGCGCCCACGACGACGACGTGAACGAGCCGGAGGAGGCGGGCGAAAGCACGCCCCCGCTGTCCGCGAATGCCCCGGCGCCCCCGCCCGCCCCGGCGATGGACGCGGCGGCGGTGCAGGCCCGCGTCGACGCGCACCGCGATTCCATCCGCGCCGCGTTCGCCAAGGTGAACAAGCTGAAGTGGCGGGAGGTCTGGGGCCTGCGCCGGGACAAGAACGCCGAGCAGATCGCGCGGGCGCAAAGCCTGGGCGTCCGCGTGTCCGGCGAAGCGCAGATCGCACAGCTCGCCAGGCAGGGGCGGCTGGTGGCGCTGGAGGACAGCACGGAGTACTGGGTGCTTCGCAAGATGACGCACTCGGTGCCGTACATGACGCCGGACGGGTACGCCATGCTCCGGGAGGTCGGCAGGCGGTTCCATGCGCGGCTCGACAGCCTGGGGCTGCCGCGCTTCCGGATGAAGGTCACCTCGGCGCTGCGGACGGACGAGACGCAGGCGGAGCTGCGAAAGATCAATCCCAACGCCTCGCAGACCGTCAGCTCGCACGAGTACGGCACCACGTTGGACGTTTCGCACCAGCGTTTCGCCGCGCCCGCCCCGCCGCGTGAAGCGTCGCCCGCGGAATGGGCGCTGGAGGTGGTGATGATGGACACCATCGTGAAGTACCACGGAAAGGAGCTGCAGGCGGAGCTGGGCCGCGTGATCACCGAGATGCGGGCGGAGGGCGCGCTGATGGTGATGATGGAGGATGCGCAGCCCGTCTATCACATGACGGTCGCGCGCCGCTTCCGCGGCGCGCGATAG
- a CDS encoding nuclear transport factor 2 family protein: MRILRLLALALAVVAADRSLAAQDTAEQQEVRAVVDRMFGAMRAGDSTALRPLFHPSARLQSVSIREGRTMLRGDSIDPFIRAVGTPHEKVWDERISEVEIRVDGPLATAWMNYAFYLGDQFSHCGVNAFHFVRMEGGWQITQITDTRRRECPWSGQAPRP, translated from the coding sequence ATGCGAATCCTACGTCTACTCGCCCTCGCGCTCGCCGTCGTAGCCGCCGATCGCTCGCTGGCGGCCCAGGACACCGCCGAGCAGCAGGAAGTGCGCGCCGTCGTCGACCGGATGTTCGGCGCCATGCGCGCCGGCGACAGCACGGCCCTCCGCCCGCTCTTCCACCCTTCGGCGCGCCTGCAGTCGGTGTCGATCCGCGAGGGCCGCACGATGCTGCGCGGCGACAGCATCGACCCGTTCATCCGCGCGGTGGGAACGCCGCACGAGAAAGTGTGGGACGAGCGGATCTCGGAGGTGGAGATCCGCGTGGACGGGCCCCTGGCGACGGCGTGGATGAACTACGCCTTCTATCTGGGCGACCAGTTCAGCCACTGCGGGGTGAACGCCTTCCACTTCGTGCGAATGGAAGGCGGGTGGCAGATCACCCAGATCACCGACACACGGCGCCGCGAGTGCCCGTGGTCGGGCCAGGCGCCGCGGCCCTGA
- a CDS encoding DUF202 domain-containing protein encodes MNPPLRDPDRMALERTLLANERTLLAYVRTAMTLIAGGASLARFVPGMLAAAAGLALVILGAAGFVVGARRFLVLRRYLKSEFPS; translated from the coding sequence ATGAACCCGCCTTTGCGTGACCCGGACCGGATGGCGCTGGAGCGAACGCTGCTCGCCAACGAACGCACGCTGCTGGCGTACGTGCGGACGGCGATGACCCTGATCGCCGGTGGCGCGAGTCTCGCGCGGTTCGTTCCCGGGATGCTCGCGGCGGCGGCGGGCTTGGCGCTGGTGATCCTGGGTGCGGCGGGGTTCGTGGTGGGCGCGCGCCGCTTCCTGGTGCTGCGCCGGTATTTGAAGAGCGAGTTTCCGTCGTAA